Genomic segment of Rhodocaloribacter litoris:
CTCTTCGTCCAGAAGGAGGGGCGTTACCAGGAGGCTTCGTCCGAAGACCTCATCCCGGAGACGTTGCGGGATGCGCACAAGCGCCGGGGGGTCGGGCACACGAATCCCATCACGATCAGTAACCCTTCGGGCGATCAGCTGCCGGCCAACCAGGTGATGGCCGAGGCCCTGTTTGCGCTCTGGAAGGAAGTGTATGCCCAGCTGGCCCTTTATCACCCCGACTTCGAGCGGCCGTATGAGGAACTGGAGCGGCAGGAGGCGGACATCCGGGCCACGCGGGCCGGCAGTGCCCGGACGATCTCGGCTTCGGCCCTCTCGTTCGTGAACAGCACCGAAGCCCGTTTCGAGGCACAGGCCCGGGAGGCCCGGCGCCGGCGTGAAGCGGAAGCGCCCCGCTTCCACTCCCGGATCGGCGGCATGCTGGAGCCACTCTCCGTCGCGTACCGCACGGCCCGCTTCCTCGATCCCGACGGCACCACCCGCACCGAACTGTACTGGAGCCACGTGCCCGGGACCCTGCCGATGAGCCGTCGCCTGCGCCAGGAGCACTGGCCCGGGGAAGCCGCCCCCCCCGGCCGCTTCTACCTCACGATGACGATGACCCTCTTCTCCGAGGACTATCGCCGCCGGGTACCTACCGAAGCCCGCTACCTCGCCGCCGACCTCCCGGCCGGCGCCCCGGCACCCGTCCAGATCGCCACCGTCACCGGCGTGACCGCGCCCTATCACCTGGCCGTACAGTGGGATCAGTACCTGCCGGGGAACGTCGCCGAAGGCGGCCAGCCCGGCGCCTATCTCCGGACCGCCACCGCCCGGTTCGACGGGCTCCAGCCCCTGCAGGCCGATCCCGCCGTGCTCGAGATGAGTGACCTCAAACCCGTCTACCTGGAAGCCCCGGACCGGCCCGTGGCGCTGGAAAACGCCGGCGACGCCACGGCACCGGTGCCGTTCCCGTTCCGCACGCTCCACCCCGGCATGGACCTGGCGCTGGCCTTCGAGGTGTACCACCTGGCCTATGGCGACGACGAGCAGGTGCACTATGACATCGAAGTCGAAGTCGTGACCGACCCCGGGGGGCGTGCCGTGCGTCGCACCTCGGCCCGGACCCGGAACACCGGCTCCGACACGACGGCCCGTGAACTCATCGGGATCGACCTGCGCCGCGTCGATACGGGGCCCGTGCGCCTCGTCGTGCGGGTGACGGACACGGTGACCGGCCGCACGGTGGAGCGGTCCATCGACTTCGACCTGGCACGCTGAGGCCACCCGGACGCCACCTTCCCCTTCCCGCTCACCGGCCTACTTCCACACCGCCCTACGGCTCACCTTCTCTCGGAGAGCCGGTTCAGGAAAGCCCGGGCGTGGGTGTTACCGGGGTCGAGTTCGAGCACTTTCTCGAACATCTGACGGGCTTCGCGGGGCCGGCCGGCCTGCAGGTAGACGAGGCCCAGGCTGCCGTAGCCGGCCGGATGGTCCGGTGCCGCCACGATGGCCCGGTAGAACTGGGCCGCCGCCTCGTCCAGCTCGTTCCGGGCCAGATGGAAGGACCCCAGCTGGATGAACGCGTCGGCCAGGTCCGGGTCGAGCCGGGCGGCTTCGGCGAAGGCCTGTGCGGCGTCGTCGGGGCGGCGGGCTTCGAGGTAGAGCAACCCCAGGTTGTACCAGGCCTTCGGGCGATGCACCGGGTCGAGTCGGACGACGGTTTCCAGCCGGGAGCGGGCCTGTTCCTTGAACCCGGCTTTCAGGAGGGCGTCGGCGAGCTTGACCTGTGCCTCGATGAGTTTCGGCTGGAGGGCGACGGCCCGTTCGTAGGCGGCGATGGCGGCGTCTTCCCGGCCGCGTGCCTCCAGGACGGCGCCGTGCCAGAAGTGGACCCAGGCGTGCTCCGGGTAGGCCCGGGCGGCGTCGTCCAGGACGCGGGCGGCAGCTTCGAGAGAGTCGATCTCGGCCAGTGCACGCCCCAGGGCGATGCGTGCCTCGACGTGGTCGGCACCCGCCCGGAAGCCGCGCCGGGCATAGAGCCGCACGGAGTCCAGGTAGGCCGGAACCCGGTGCATCGTTTCGTAGAAGTCGAAGTAGGCGATGGCCGTCTCCAGGTCAGTCGCCGGTGTGCGGCGGGTGCGCGGGATGAGGAGATGCTCGCTCCGGTCGGCTTCGAGCAGGGCCGTCAGGCGCAGGGGCGCGGGGCTGTCGAAGGCGGGGCGGGCGGTCGCGGGATCCCGGGGCGGTCCGGGTCGCCGGCGGATCCAGTGGTCGGTGAAGACCACGTGGGGCACGTTGGTGGTGCCGCCCTGCTGCATGTGGCACCCGACGCAGTTGCCCGAAGCGGCCCGGGCGGGCGCGTCGGCCTCCGGCCGGGTGCAGATGGCCTCGTGACCGGCATCGTGGCACTGGAGGCAGGCGCGGTTGTAGTGGTCGGGGGGGAGCAGGGCTTTCGGCCGGTGCGGGTCGTGACAGGTCGTGCAGGTCATCGCGCTCTGCCGGTAGCAGGCGCTCTTCGCCAGCCGCACCGGATGGGAGTCGATCCCGACGGCTTCCGGGTCGGTCAGCTCCGTTTCCGGGACGAAAACGGTGCGGTGTGCGGCCAGCGGCGTCCCGGGGCGGTAGGTGGTCGGGTCCTCGCCGGGCTTGAAGACGAGCACACCGGCCAGATGGCACTGCAGGCAGGTTGAGAGCTGCCCGCCCCGGTCGAGGTGGGCGGGGTTGACGATGGTGGGATCGGGCGTGCCGGGCTCCGCCGGGGCTGCCTCGCGCCACCGGGCGACGTGGCGCGAGGCCGGGCCGTGGCACCGCTCGCACGTGATGCCCGTCGGCACCTCGGTGTAGTGGTTCTGGGTGAAGGGGGTGTGGGTCACCGGCCCGTTATGGCAGGTGATGCAGGCCACGTTGATCTGGCGTTCGAACCGGTCGTTGGCTTCGGCATAGCCCGGGCTCATGTCCCATCGCCCGGCATGGACGTACCACGTCAGCGGCATCTCGGTCAGGTAGCCGTTCACCTCCATGAGGTAGGAGCGGGTCGCGTTGCCCGAGCCGATGACGTAGGCAGCGGCGTGTGCGCGCTCGTGCAGGACGTTGCCGTCCGCGTCGGTGCGAAGCTCGCGCTGGTAGAGGGTGTCCTGCCGGACGAAGGCCTCGTAGGCCAGGCGGGAGGCGGGATGTGGCACGCGGGTGCCGTCGAAGCGCTCGGGTGCCGCGGCCGGGTCGAAGCGTGCGACGGAACGGGCCTTGTTCGTCCGGGCATAGGCCGCCGCGATGTCCGGATGGCAGGACGCACAGGCGGCATCGCCCACGTAGGCGCCGCCGGCAGGCAGGGACGCCGGCGTCGTCGGAGCCGGGGGGGGCACCGGATCGCCGGGGGTGCAGCCCGGGGGCCACAGCAGGGCCAGAAGGAGGACGAAACCGGATAAACGACCCATGGCGGTGAGAGAAAGGCACAACGACCCCGCCAATCTAACCTTTGCAGGGTGTCTTCCACAAACGAAACCGGAGGCATCACCGGGTCGGGGCAGGGTGCGCCGGAAGCCCGCGTTCCGTATTTTCTGATCCCCACCGGTCGTCATCGTTCAGAACCCGCCATGCTCGACTTTCATCGCCTGCAATCCCAGCTTGCCGACTTCAGCGCGTACCAGACCCGGGAGGCGGCGCTGACGGCCTCGCGGTTGCGACGGGCGCTGGCGGCGCTGGAAGCGTGCCGCCCGGCGTGGGAGGGGCTGCGGGAGAAGGTGGCCGCCGCCCGTCCGAAGTGGCTCGTGGCCGGCCTGCGGGCCGATCCGGGCGGGGTGCACCACTGCGGTCCCCGCCCCACCCCGGTGACCGTCGTCGCCACCGACGGCTCCCAGATCTTCCCCGATCGTCACGTGGAGCCGACGTGTTACCTGCTCAACGTCAGCCGGATCGCCTTTCAGTACGGCACCCGCGAGCGCCCGCTGATGGAAGCCGTGCCCGTGTTCCGCTACCGCCGCACCGAGCTCGACGCGCTCGAAGACCCGCTCCTGGACGGCGCCACGGCCGAGGTCGTCTCTGCCCTCCGCGACGAGATCGAGCTGCGCGAGCTGCTGGATACCGCGAAGGCCGCGCGCCTGCCAGGCCGGCCGCTGGTCGCCCTGGCCGACGGGACGCTCATCCGCTGGATGATCCGGCGCATGCAGAACCGCGCGCTCGAGGCGCAACTCATCGAACGCTACACCGAAATTCTGAGCGGTTTCCGGGACGAGGGCCTGCCCCTGTGCTCCTACATCAGCATGCCCGCCAACACCGAGGTGGTCAATCTGCTGCGCCTCTTTCTCGACGAACCCGAGGAGACAGGCGATGGGACAACGCCGCCGGACCCCGAACAGACCCTCGCCGGGCTGACCGACCGGCGCCTCTTCGAGGCCGTGCTGCCGCCCGGAGCCCGCTCGGCCACGTTCGAGTCGGCCTCGCACATCCAGCGCGAATACGGGGAGGACCGCATCTGCTATTTCTACCTCCACGTGCCCCTGCCCGGCGGCGGAGAGATCGGCCGGGTGGAGATCCCCTGCTGGGTGGCCGACGACGAGCGCCTCGTGGACCTCGTTCACGCCGTCGTGCTCAGCGAGTGCGAGAAGGGGAACGGCTACCCCATGATCCTTTCGGAAGCCCACGAACGCGCCGTCATCCGGGCCCAGGAGAAGGCGCTGTTCTATGAGCTGATCGAGCGCGAGATGCGGGGGAAAGGGCTCTCGTACGCCGGTTCGCGCAAGCAGGCCTCGAAGCGGCGGCCGGTCGTGTGAGGGAACGGCGCTTTTCCGCCCCGTCTTCATGGTCCGCCCCCGGTTCGTGCGTGTATATTTCGGGCGCTGGTGGGATCAAGGCAGCAGATCGACGTGGAAAACAGGCTCGGCGAAGTGATCGCTTCGAACACCCGGTCGTGGGAGGCCGAGGTCTACCGGGAGGCGGAAGCTCCGGCGTTCGGGGCCTGGGTGAAGGTGGCCCATCCGGGCGGGACGGTGCTCTACGGGGTCGTGAGCCACGTCGAGATCGGCAGCTACGAGCCGCACCGGCGCGCCGTGGCCTTCGGGATGACGCCGGAGGAACTCGAGCGGGAGATGCCGC
This window contains:
- a CDS encoding DNA double-strand break repair nuclease NurA, translated to MLDFHRLQSQLADFSAYQTREAALTASRLRRALAALEACRPAWEGLREKVAAARPKWLVAGLRADPGGVHHCGPRPTPVTVVATDGSQIFPDRHVEPTCYLLNVSRIAFQYGTRERPLMEAVPVFRYRRTELDALEDPLLDGATAEVVSALRDEIELRELLDTAKAARLPGRPLVALADGTLIRWMIRRMQNRALEAQLIERYTEILSGFRDEGLPLCSYISMPANTEVVNLLRLFLDEPEETGDGTTPPDPEQTLAGLTDRRLFEAVLPPGARSATFESASHIQREYGEDRICYFYLHVPLPGGGEIGRVEIPCWVADDERLVDLVHAVVLSECEKGNGYPMILSEAHERAVIRAQEKALFYELIEREMRGKGLSYAGSRKQASKRRPVV
- a CDS encoding tetratricopeptide repeat protein, producing MGRLSGFVLLLALLWPPGCTPGDPVPPPAPTTPASLPAGGAYVGDAACASCHPDIAAAYARTNKARSVARFDPAAAPERFDGTRVPHPASRLAYEAFVRQDTLYQRELRTDADGNVLHERAHAAAYVIGSGNATRSYLMEVNGYLTEMPLTWYVHAGRWDMSPGYAEANDRFERQINVACITCHNGPVTHTPFTQNHYTEVPTGITCERCHGPASRHVARWREAAPAEPGTPDPTIVNPAHLDRGGQLSTCLQCHLAGVLVFKPGEDPTTYRPGTPLAAHRTVFVPETELTDPEAVGIDSHPVRLAKSACYRQSAMTCTTCHDPHRPKALLPPDHYNRACLQCHDAGHEAICTRPEADAPARAASGNCVGCHMQQGGTTNVPHVVFTDHWIRRRPGPPRDPATARPAFDSPAPLRLTALLEADRSEHLLIPRTRRTPATDLETAIAYFDFYETMHRVPAYLDSVRLYARRGFRAGADHVEARIALGRALAEIDSLEAAARVLDDAARAYPEHAWVHFWHGAVLEARGREDAAIAAYERAVALQPKLIEAQVKLADALLKAGFKEQARSRLETVVRLDPVHRPKAWYNLGLLYLEARRPDDAAQAFAEAARLDPDLADAFIQLGSFHLARNELDEAAAQFYRAIVAAPDHPAGYGSLGLVYLQAGRPREARQMFEKVLELDPGNTHARAFLNRLSERR